The window ATTGGCTTGTGTCCTGCTCGTCTGGCTCGTCGCCACGGCCGCCTGTGGTGGGGCCGCGACGAATGAACCGGCCACCGTCCGGCTGATGACCCACGATAGCTTCGACGTCAGCGCCGAATTGTTGGCGGAGTTTCAGCAGGCGACGGGGATCACGGTCGAAGTCTTCAAGGCCGGCGACGGCGGCGTGATCGTCAACAAGGCCATTCTGGCCAAGGACGCACCGTTGGCCGACGTGCTCTTCGGCGTCGATAACACGTTTCTGAGCCGCGCCCTGGAGAACGACATCTTTCTAGCCTACGAATCGCCTCTTTTGGTCAACGTGCCCGAAAACCTGCGCCTCGATCCGCAGCATCGCGTGACCCCGGTCGATTTCGGCGACATCTGCCTGAATTATGACGTCGCCTGGTTTGCCGAGCGCAGCCTGCCGCCGCCCGCCGACCTGGCTGCCCTGATCGATCCGGCCTATCGCGGCCTGACGGTGGCGCAAAACCCGGCCACCTCGACGCCGGGGCTGGGCTTTCTCCTGGCGACCATTGAAACCTTTGGCGAGGACGGCTATCTCGATTATTGGCGGGCGCTGGTCGATAACGACGTGCTGGTCGTCGACGGCTGGGAGACGGCCTACTACAGCCACTTCACCGCCGCCTCGGAGGGCGACCGGCCCATCGTCGTCAGCTACGCCAGCAGCCCGGTGGCCGAGGTCTATTTCGCCGAGCAGCCGCCGGCCACCGCACCCACGGCCGCGGTCGTGGCCGACGGCGCTTGCTTCCGCCAGATCGAGTTTGCCGGCATCCTGCGCGGCACCGAGGTCGAGGACGCGGCCCGCCAACTGATCGATTTTCTGCTCGACCGCCCTTTCCAGCAGGACATCCCGCTCAAGATGTTCGTCTATCCGGTCAATGAGGCCGCCGAACTGCCGGAGGTGTACGTTGCCCACAGCCACCTGTCGGCCGCGCCGGCGCAAATGACCCCGGAGCGCATCTCGGCCAACCGGGAGGCCTGGTTACAGGCGTGGACGGAGACGGTGCTCCGGCCATAACCAGCGGCCTGGGATGAGGAGATAGCCGTGACAACCGCCTCGGGTGATCGACAAAAACGCCGGTGGGGACGCTGGGTGATACCGCTGGGTCTCATGCTGCTCCCGGTCGGCTTCTTCATCCTGTTCTATTTCTATCCGCTGGGGGCCATCCTGCGGCTGGGGTTGTTGGCCGAGGGGCGGCTCAACACGGCCGCGTTGACCGAACTATTCTCGTCCAGTTATCTGTTGCGGGTGCTGTGGTTCACCACGTGGCAGGCGGTCGTCTCCACCGCGCTGACGTTACTGCTGGCCTTCCCCGGCGCTTACGTGATGGCCCGCTACCGTTTTCGCGGCAAATCGCTGGTGCGGGCCGTGGCGACGTTGCCCTTTGTGTTGCCCACGGTCGTCGTCGCCGCGGCCTTCCTGGCCCTCATCGGCCCGTCGGGGGTCATCAACAGTTGGCTGCGCGACGTATTGGCCCTGGAATCGGCCCCCTTAAAACTCGACCAGACGGTGTGGATTATCCTGCTGGCCCACGTCTTCTATAATTACAGCATCGCCCTGCGCATCCTCAGCGCCTATTGGCAGAACCTGCCGCCCTCGCTCTCGCAGGCGGCGCAGATGCTGGGCGCGTCGCCGCCGCGGGCGTTCGTCGCGGTGACGCTGCCGCTGCTGCGCCCGGCCATCACCGCCGCGGCCACGCTGATCTTCATCTTTTGCTTCACCAGCTTCGGCGTCATCGTCATCCTGGGCGGGCCGCGTTTTGCCACGCTGGAGGTGGAGATTTACCGCCAGGCGCTCAATCTGTTCAATCTGCCGCTGGCCGCGGCGTTGTCGCTATGGCAAATCCTGT is drawn from Candidatus Promineifilum breve and contains these coding sequences:
- a CDS encoding thiamine ABC transporter substrate-binding protein, giving the protein MKSKLLACVLLVWLVATAACGGAATNEPATVRLMTHDSFDVSAELLAEFQQATGITVEVFKAGDGGVIVNKAILAKDAPLADVLFGVDNTFLSRALENDIFLAYESPLLVNVPENLRLDPQHRVTPVDFGDICLNYDVAWFAERSLPPPADLAALIDPAYRGLTVAQNPATSTPGLGFLLATIETFGEDGYLDYWRALVDNDVLVVDGWETAYYSHFTAASEGDRPIVVSYASSPVAEVYFAEQPPATAPTAAVVADGACFRQIEFAGILRGTEVEDAARQLIDFLLDRPFQQDIPLKMFVYPVNEAAELPEVYVAHSHLSAAPAQMTPERISANREAWLQAWTETVLRP